A genomic region of Dreissena polymorpha isolate Duluth1 chromosome 4, UMN_Dpol_1.0, whole genome shotgun sequence contains the following coding sequences:
- the LOC127876948 gene encoding BTB/POZ domain-containing protein 17-like isoform X2 — protein sequence MDASPESITSGPATDLARQVLRDERNFILSVSEFFNKSDLSDVKIKVGENSYHGHKFVLAKSSDVFRTMLYDNRWSEGDETDLILTESEECQSVFELFLKFMYTAEVSISVDTAVGILCLADKYNVTSLKALCVGYMVQNTKSPKVHNALQWYNWSKALNLSPLVESCTKTIAWNMDAILGTPEWNTMDLHFIQDILKNSGLVVANEFTLFTGLAAWLLCENHHAELRTNAQTLLPLIRFPQMLVSQLYTIEQSRLFEMDETTPVLKDLVNKAYRFRSLCPTQTSLDVSFDVDFYKPRNYMDLAVDSVMMQNSLRFGIQVDVKTYSGPVVTEVRNGEWKITYRKHENVWNVNLFCHDSATINGEAFIEVSVIIYNEGEKVIQVEMIPATKCTRTNNLCINVEVKDPAESKIMILLIKPVPH from the coding sequence ATGGATGCATCGCCAGAAAGCATCACTTCCGGACCGGCAACTGATCTTGCGCGGCAAGTGCTTAGAGACGAGCGTAACTTCATATTGAGCGTCTCGGAATTCTTCAACAAATCCGACCTGAGTGACGTTAAAATCAAAGTGGGTGAGAACAGTTACCATGGCCACAAGTTTGTCCTCGCGAAATCTAGTGACGTCTTCCGTACTATGCTTTATGACAATCGCTGGTCGGAAGGAGATGAAACGGACCTCATTTTGACCGAGAGTGAAGAGTGCCAATCGGTGTTTGAACTTTTTCTCAAATTCATGTATACAGCGGAAGTGTCGATATCCGTGGACACGGCCGTGGGTATTTTATGCCTGGCTGACAAGTACAATGTGACGTCACTGAAAGCGTTGTGCGTTGGGTACATGGTCCAGAACACCAAATCCCCTAAGGTGCACAACGCTCTTCAGTGGTATAACTGGTCAAAGGCTCTGAACCTGAGTCCCCTGGTGGAGTCATGCACGAAAACAATCGCGTGGAATATGGACGCAATTCTTGGAACACCGGAGTGGAATACCATGGACCTGCATTTCATTCAAGACATTCTGAAAAACTCCGGGCTGGTCGTCGCGAACGAGTTCACTCTCTTTACCGGCCTCGCTGCGTGGCTGTTATGTGAAAACCACCACGCGGAACTTCGCACCAACGCGCAGACGCTCCTTCCGCTGATCCGGTTTCCGCAGATGCTTGTCAGCCAGCTATATACAATCGAACAATCGCGTCTGTTCGAAATGGACGAGACCACGCCTGTTTTGAAGGATCTCGTGAACAAGGCGTACCGCTTCCGGTCGCTGTGCCCTACGCAGACGTCACTTGACGTCTCTTTTGACGTGGATTTCTACAAGCCCCGCAACTACATGGATCTGGCGGTGGACTCTGTCATGATGCAGAACTCGCTGCGGTTCGGAATCCAAGTCGACGTGAAAACCTACTCCGGTCCCGTGGTAACGGAGGTCCGGAACGGCGAGTGGAAAATCACCTACCGGAAACACGAAAACGTCTGGAACGTGAATCTGTTCTGTCACGATTCGGCGACAATCAACGGCGAGGCGTTCATCGAAGTGAGTGTGATTATTTATAACGAGGGGGAGAAGGTGATTCAGGTCGAGATGATTCCCGCTACTAAGTGCACGCGTACCAACAATCTCTGTATCAACGTCGAAGTGAAGGACCCCGCAGAGTCGAAAATTATGATTCTCCTTATTAAGCCAGTGCCGCATTAA
- the LOC127876948 gene encoding BTB/POZ domain-containing protein 17-like isoform X1: MQISKVYTMDASPESITSGPATDLARQVLRDERNFILSVSEFFNKSDLSDVKIKVGENSYHGHKFVLAKSSDVFRTMLYDNRWSEGDETDLILTESEECQSVFELFLKFMYTAEVSISVDTAVGILCLADKYNVTSLKALCVGYMVQNTKSPKVHNALQWYNWSKALNLSPLVESCTKTIAWNMDAILGTPEWNTMDLHFIQDILKNSGLVVANEFTLFTGLAAWLLCENHHAELRTNAQTLLPLIRFPQMLVSQLYTIEQSRLFEMDETTPVLKDLVNKAYRFRSLCPTQTSLDVSFDVDFYKPRNYMDLAVDSVMMQNSLRFGIQVDVKTYSGPVVTEVRNGEWKITYRKHENVWNVNLFCHDSATINGEAFIEVSVIIYNEGEKVIQVEMIPATKCTRTNNLCINVEVKDPAESKIMILLIKPVPH; the protein is encoded by the exons ATGCAAATATCAAAG gTTTATACAATGGATGCATCGCCAGAAAGCATCACTTCCGGACCGGCAACTGATCTTGCGCGGCAAGTGCTTAGAGACGAGCGTAACTTCATATTGAGCGTCTCGGAATTCTTCAACAAATCCGACCTGAGTGACGTTAAAATCAAAGTGGGTGAGAACAGTTACCATGGCCACAAGTTTGTCCTCGCGAAATCTAGTGACGTCTTCCGTACTATGCTTTATGACAATCGCTGGTCGGAAGGAGATGAAACGGACCTCATTTTGACCGAGAGTGAAGAGTGCCAATCGGTGTTTGAACTTTTTCTCAAATTCATGTATACAGCGGAAGTGTCGATATCCGTGGACACGGCCGTGGGTATTTTATGCCTGGCTGACAAGTACAATGTGACGTCACTGAAAGCGTTGTGCGTTGGGTACATGGTCCAGAACACCAAATCCCCTAAGGTGCACAACGCTCTTCAGTGGTATAACTGGTCAAAGGCTCTGAACCTGAGTCCCCTGGTGGAGTCATGCACGAAAACAATCGCGTGGAATATGGACGCAATTCTTGGAACACCGGAGTGGAATACCATGGACCTGCATTTCATTCAAGACATTCTGAAAAACTCCGGGCTGGTCGTCGCGAACGAGTTCACTCTCTTTACCGGCCTCGCTGCGTGGCTGTTATGTGAAAACCACCACGCGGAACTTCGCACCAACGCGCAGACGCTCCTTCCGCTGATCCGGTTTCCGCAGATGCTTGTCAGCCAGCTATATACAATCGAACAATCGCGTCTGTTCGAAATGGACGAGACCACGCCTGTTTTGAAGGATCTCGTGAACAAGGCGTACCGCTTCCGGTCGCTGTGCCCTACGCAGACGTCACTTGACGTCTCTTTTGACGTGGATTTCTACAAGCCCCGCAACTACATGGATCTGGCGGTGGACTCTGTCATGATGCAGAACTCGCTGCGGTTCGGAATCCAAGTCGACGTGAAAACCTACTCCGGTCCCGTGGTAACGGAGGTCCGGAACGGCGAGTGGAAAATCACCTACCGGAAACACGAAAACGTCTGGAACGTGAATCTGTTCTGTCACGATTCGGCGACAATCAACGGCGAGGCGTTCATCGAAGTGAGTGTGATTATTTATAACGAGGGGGAGAAGGTGATTCAGGTCGAGATGATTCCCGCTACTAAGTGCACGCGTACCAACAATCTCTGTATCAACGTCGAAGTGAAGGACCCCGCAGAGTCGAAAATTATGATTCTCCTTATTAAGCCAGTGCCGCATTAA